In Suricata suricatta isolate VVHF042 chromosome X, meerkat_22Aug2017_6uvM2_HiC, whole genome shotgun sequence, the DNA window TCATTTAGAGCAATAATCCCCCAAGTGTCCACCTTCCAACAGTGTACTTCTTTACCCTGTCCCAGTGCTTCTGCTCACAAACAAtgctctgcttcctcttctctgctcagcTAAATCCTCCTCATTTTCTACGAGTGGGGTCATTGCCTGCCTCTACAAGGAAGTCTTCCTGGATCTTCTGACCCAGCTAGAAGCTTCTCTTGTCTGGGAGTTGTGTGCTGAGTACATTGGGAGAAAgaggactttggagtcagacaaacctggatttgaatctgaAAGATGTTACTTACTGCATGGCCTAGATTtgtctgagtctcagtttcctcatctataaaacagagaaaataacttttttcttgcAGAACTggtgtgaggattgaatgagacTATGTATATAAGGTGTCTGGCACATGGAAACGACTCTTATTACCATGTAGGTCTAGAGTCTCTTCCAAGGCTGATTCATTACACAACCCCAGGGTGTGTCTCGGTGAAGAGTGCTCCATGCATTTGTGAAGCATGCAGTCTGAGCATGGTGGCCCAGGTCTAATGCATCTAGCATTGGTTGTTTGCTAAGTTATTTCTGTGTGTTCTAGTATTTAGTAATCTGTAAATTTCTGAAGAGAGGACGAAGGAGGGAAGCGCCGGTTCTCTTGTGCATGGTCTTGTACACTGATCCTTCTCTAGCCTCATCTCTTGCCACCAACCACCCTCCCTTATATTGAACTAAACTacttgtggtctttttttttttttttgagagagagagagcccaagaagggaagaggattcagaggggtagagagagaatcttaagcgggctccatggAGCCCTATGtgtggcttgatcccacgatcatgagatcatggcctgaaccgaaatcaagaggcagacgctcaacttactgagccacccaggggctccactACTTGTGGTCCTTCCGAAGGCCACAGCTCATATCCTCTGCACAGCTTTTCTCTGAGCTGGAATAGCTTTGGTTCCCTTGGCTTCGTTACTTGTCTTCTCCTGGTCAGGCTGTTGGTTGCATTCACCACTGCATGCTCAGCACCTAACTTAACGCCTACAACAGAGGATGAGCTCcgtaaacatttgctgaatgaatacagTACTTTGAGGGATTATTCTCTGGTTTTCCTCAGAAAGGGGCAggagatttttaaatgaacagcTGTGTCTTCAACTACCATAACTGCCACGGACTGGGTGCATTTCCCAAATTCCTATTGTTGATATTCTCACCCCCAGTGTGACGGTATTGAGGTGGAGCCCATGGGAAGTGATTCGGTCATGAGAGTAGGGCCTTCGTGCATGGAATTGGTGCCTTATAAAAGgaaccccagagagctctcttgcTGTCTTTCCGTCATGTGTAAACACAACCAGAAGACAGCAGTTTGCACCCTGACAGAGTGTGTCACCAGACCTGATCTTGAACCTTTAGCTCTCagaaccataaaaaataaatgtctgttgtttataagccctCCAGTCTATGGAACTTTGTTATAGAAGCCTGAAGAGACTAGGACAATGACTGTATTTCTAATGTCTACTCACGTGCTGAATGAATATATATCATGCACACTGTGTATAGTATCACTTACATTGTGCTAACACTgctttttaactatttatttgtttgtttattttatagagacagagagaagagtatgagtggagaagaagggcagagggagggagagagagagagagagagacactcctAAAcacactccacactcagtgtggagcctgacatggagttcgATCCCACaagcatgggatcatgacttgaagccaaaatcaagggtcagggGTTCAACTGCCTGCGTCACCCAGGTAGCCCCAACAGTgtctgcttctttttattttatcttattttttttactgtctttatttattttagagagacagcatgagcaggggagggtcagagagagagggagacacagaatctgaaacaggctccaggctctgagctgtcagcacagagcctgacgcggggctaaaacccatgaatcgtgagatcatgacctaaactgaagccggacacttaaccgactgagccacccaggcgccccagtgtctGCTTCTTAATAcgtatgtgaccttgggcaagtttcttaatcaTTGTGTGCTTCTGTGTCCTGTAAAGTGGATATAGTAAGAGTACTTCTCTCAAAGTtgtggtgaagattaaatgagatgcttCTACTATCTGGAATGTTCTCTCTCAGATCATCTCAGGGCTGGCTCATTCTTCACATCAAGACTCAGTTCACttagggaaagagagttggggagagagagggatgcaaaacttgagagactattgaatactgaaaatgaactgaaggttgaaggggaagcgggggggaagaggtggtggtgatggaggagggcacttgtgggtaagatcactgggtgttgtatggaaaacaatttgacaataaactattaaaaaaaagaaacattaaaaaaaaaaagactcagttcAAATGACTCCTCAGACTCCCTGCCTGCTCTGACTTCTTCTCCAGTTTCTCTCATATTACCTGGTTTTAAGTTTTCTCATGACATTTGCTGCTATCGGAATGTAtcattgtttacttatttatttgtttattagctGTATGACCTCAATTTCTCTGAGGCTTCGTTTTTATTCACTGCCCTATCTCAATGCCTAGAATGGTACCTGAAACGTAGTAGCACTCAGTGAATATGTGTTGAGTGCATTTATTCACCTTTTCCACGTGTTTGGGAAAGCCAACGGACAGCCAAACCTGGGTGAAAACTTTCTGATCACATTACATTGGGGAATAAAATTCCTTCCAAAGTCTGTGGCTAAACATTAGATCCAACCCGTGGCCTCAGGAGCTTACCATCTAGTTGGTGGGATATGACTTGAGTGATTCTTAGAACCACTGGTGATTTATAAGTCACCAGGTTGGAATCCATCCGTCCACTGAATGAAAAGGGATTCCGCCATTGATCAAACTAAGAAAGTGTGCAGTTGAGTGCTAGGCTGAGTGGTGCACTGTGTTAAGTGAaatggggacacagagggagggatTCAGTTGGGGGCCTTCAAGGAGAGTACAATCATCCTCATCAGGAGAGACCAGGCACCAACGTTTGTAAAGCTCTTAGAACAGTGTGTGGCCCATTGTAAAAGTTATATGTGTGCCTATTCAATAAAAAGTGCTGAACTGATATTTTTATGCcatcaaagttttattttttttctgctaacCAGATGTAAGAAAGCTTATTCATGGAGTTGAACcaattctcaaaaatattaacgAGGAAAGATGGCTGCACCAGCTGGCCCCCTCCCAAGCCTCTGCCTGGGGATGTGGGGCCTGGGCACCTTCTTCTCCATTGGACACCCAAGGTGGACAATCGCAGTCGGGCCTCTGGCTGGACTGTGACAAGGTGAACACCTCACAGCACGCCTCCCCATTCTGGGTTGTGGTTCCCGTCTGACTGGCTATGTTCTCGGAGTAGGGCAGAGTGAGCCATGGGGACTCTTGGGGAGCTGCACAGGACAGTGGAATCACATACTTAGAAGAGGTACAGTTTGAAGCATAGTACAACTCAGTGCTATACATAACTACGCCCGGAGAGATAGCCTTGGCCCGGATGCCACATTCAGTGACGCGGTACGTGAACTGGTACATGTGTGGCTGCACATGGTTGGCAGGGCAACCCAGACCCAAGATCAACTCATGGAAATGTACATATACATCATTATTCAACATGTAGGGGTGTACTGTGACCATGAACCAGTCTGCGGAGCACAGTACAGTCATCGGAAGTAGTGCAGAAGAGGCCGAAAACACAGAGGCGAGGAAGACCATCCCTCCTATCAACGCCAAGACTTTCATCCCTGTAGCTGATCAGGGAAGCGAGTCGCAGGAAACAGGAAGCTGTCTGGTGAGGATTTCTAGAGCATACAGAAACACAAAAGGCAAATCATCTTATTTCCAATTGGAAGTTCAAacacaatcatttttaaaaaacagaagtattTTCAAAAGGCTAAAAGAGTAGAAcctaaatgttataaaaaaataggggtaaatatgtgaggtgatggatgtgttcatTAACTTGATTGGGTGAATTTTTTCATGATGCATACATATGTCAAATCATCATGTCGCACACCTTAAATATCccataattttatttgtcaattatagcTTGAtaagactgaaaaaaagaaaacaaagagaaggaaaacatttttgtgagagagaactGAATTTTCATTGTCAGAACTCACATGCTGACAGATGACTACAAAAGGTTTCTCTAAGTGGCTTTTACCATGCTGTTTTGGTATAAAACACATACCCCTCATATATAGAATGAGTGCCTACACTGGTCAGCAATGACATCCCTTTTTGTTTGTAAcccaaacacaaaaagaaaatgaaaccatttttgtGCCAAACATTAAATAAGGCAAAGGAGATACAGTTTAATTCAAGCCGGCAGCCTCATGTCGTCTCATATACCGTAAACAACCCTCCCCCCGACCATCGTCTTGTTTTTTGGTTTAGCGACAAACAGACCTAAATAAAAGCCAGAGAAGAAATTGCAATCTCCCCAAGTGGTTCACTTGAACTGAGCCAATGGATACTTCATAAACTCCAGCAGTAGCACCATCAATCATTATGACTGAGAGATTCCCTGATACCTCAATCAGGGCACGTTGTAAAATCATGAAATTGCAGAAACAAGAAatgcctctttttaattttacatttgccCATTCATATAATACACAAAAACTATTCAAGTTTGCCATATTAAAGAAAGCGAGCCTTGGGTTTCTATTTCGCATAATGACTGACAAGGTatctcctaaaatattttttatggctACGGTTTCCACCTCATTGAGTCATATTCTTtgctttacagttttcttttattttcactagcttgttatttcttttcttttccaatggGAATCTCTGCAGCCACTTCCTAGTCCTATTGCCTTTCACCTCGTAAAGAGTTGCAGGTACagcaatggggggaaaaaagagcatTGCTAAGAACATATGTCTAAAACACAGTATCAAAAGGAGGTGACAagtgaaacaagaaaaaaggaagaggaatatCATCAAATACTGTCCAACTCAGCTCTCAAGTGTAGggttttacatttgtttctgaTGAGTTAAGTGAGCCCCCCATGTATGAATTCATTCTTTGactattatttattgagttcctactaTGTGCACAGCATTGTACTAAAAACCATCCCAAGACATTTCTATCCTCCTCTTTTTCCCGGTTGcaaaaatgtagttttcttttactttgataTTCATGAATTTGCTGCATTCTTTGATGGAAACCATGGTATAATGGGCCTGCTAGAAAAGTGCACTGGCCTGGATGAAATGTTTTGTCTCAGATAGTTGATCTGATTGGTACAGATTGGGCCCCCCT includes these proteins:
- the PLAC1 gene encoding LOW QUALITY PROTEIN: placenta-specific protein 1 (The sequence of the model RefSeq protein was modified relative to this genomic sequence to represent the inferred CDS: deleted 2 bases in 1 codon), with the translated sequence MKVLALIGGMVFLASVFSASSALLPMTVLCSADWFMVTVHPYMLNNDVYVHFHELILGLGCPANHVQPHMYQFTYRVTECGIRAKAISPGVVMYSTELYYASNCTSSKYVIPLSCAAPQESPWLTLPYSENIASQTGTTTQNGEACCEVFTLSQSSQRPDCDCPPWVSNGEEGAQAPHPQAEAWEGQLVQPSFLVNIFENWFNSMNKLSYIWLAEKK